In the Methanomassiliicoccales archaeon genome, one interval contains:
- a CDS encoding EF-Tu/IF-2/RF-3 family GTPase: MGNLNVAAVGTLGYAKDLGKKGTVSDITIYDLKKGHDTVSILEPSKYPERINSLYFCVNLAELALVVVDEINAALGETLLMLDCANVKRGIFILRNYLTPDRIAPLLKDTVLTNYTYMADDPILLREFLLEEAAKVQNSGEGKGVVPIDHHFNVKGVGTVILGYVAKGVINRHDNLKVLPTERTALVRSIQKHDDDFDVAYKGDRVGLALKNIDAEDLDRGFVLTNDPDMKVISELSGRLDLVKYWQSPIKEGMVMHLGHWMQFLPCRVTSVSGDAKRPQVVLTLEKPLIYCAGSRAVITYLEGGKLRIVGTMDL; encoded by the coding sequence ATGGGAAACCTCAATGTGGCGGCGGTCGGCACTCTGGGCTACGCCAAGGACCTGGGGAAGAAGGGAACCGTCAGCGACATCACCATCTACGACCTGAAGAAGGGTCATGACACCGTCAGCATACTGGAGCCCAGCAAGTATCCTGAACGGATCAACTCTCTCTATTTCTGCGTCAATCTGGCCGAACTAGCCCTGGTCGTGGTGGATGAGATCAACGCCGCCCTGGGCGAGACGCTGCTCATGCTGGATTGCGCCAACGTCAAGCGCGGTATCTTCATACTGCGCAATTACCTGACACCGGACCGCATCGCGCCGCTGCTCAAGGACACGGTACTGACCAACTACACCTACATGGCCGACGATCCGATCCTTCTCCGCGAGTTCCTGTTGGAGGAAGCGGCCAAGGTCCAGAACAGTGGGGAGGGGAAAGGCGTCGTTCCCATCGACCACCATTTCAACGTCAAGGGGGTAGGGACGGTCATACTCGGCTACGTGGCCAAAGGCGTCATCAACCGGCACGACAACCTGAAGGTGCTGCCTACGGAGCGCACGGCGTTGGTCCGGTCGATCCAGAAGCACGATGACGATTTCGATGTGGCCTACAAGGGCGACCGGGTCGGTCTAGCGCTCAAGAACATCGACGCGGAGGACCTTGACCGCGGTTTCGTGCTCACCAACGACCCGGACATGAAGGTCATTTCCGAACTGAGCGGCCGACTGGACCTGGTCAAGTACTGGCAATCCCCCATCAAAGAGGGCATGGTCATGCACCTGGGACATTGGATGCAGTTCCTGCCCTGCAGGGTCACATCGGTCAGCGGGGACGCGAAGAGGCCCCAGGTCGTACTGACGCTGGAAAAGCCTCTGATATACTGCGCTGGGTCCAGAGCCGTGATCACCTACCTGGAGGGAGGAAAGCTGCGCATCGTGGGCACCATGGACCTCTAG
- a CDS encoding DUF47 family protein: MSERKRFLDGLFPPRYDFLDLLVAQAEMTVQGVQTLIAALKGDKDHYLQELKDLDDRTDQMRHDMERKLGEAFSTPFDRQDIYSMSRQLEAVMNFARTTLVEIDAFEVEPDRCMIDMAEHLLIGTEEVVEGVRTLGQESSKEETRIHRMREEEDLIEEIYVLGMREVFTLKDHMIALKKREIYHHLKDAGRALSATVDILHRAAFGLG, translated from the coding sequence ATGAGCGAGAGAAAGAGGTTTTTGGACGGGCTTTTCCCGCCAAGGTACGATTTCCTTGACCTATTGGTCGCCCAGGCAGAGATGACCGTCCAGGGAGTGCAGACACTCATAGCGGCACTGAAGGGCGATAAGGACCATTACCTCCAGGAGCTGAAGGACCTGGACGACCGGACGGACCAGATGCGCCATGACATGGAACGTAAGCTGGGAGAGGCGTTCTCCACCCCCTTCGACCGTCAGGACATCTACAGCATGTCCCGGCAGCTGGAGGCGGTCATGAACTTCGCCCGGACCACCCTGGTGGAGATAGACGCCTTCGAGGTGGAGCCGGACCGCTGCATGATAGACATGGCGGAGCATCTGTTGATCGGGACGGAGGAGGTGGTGGAAGGGGTGAGGACCCTCGGCCAAGAATCGTCCAAGGAGGAAACGCGCATCCATAGGATGCGGGAGGAGGAGGACCTCATCGAGGAGATATACGTCCTGGGCATGCGGGAGGTCTTCACGCTCAAGGACCATATGATAGCGTTGAAGAAGAGGGAGATCTACCACCATCTCAAGGACGCGGGCCGGGCGCTGAGCGCCACGGTGGACATCCTTCATCGGGCCGCCTTCGGCCTGGGCTAG
- a CDS encoding inorganic phosphate transporter → MDALLILAMAGILLSLFFAFTNGYNDAGADVATMVSSGAASVKGALLTASLANFIGALIGGSAVVLTLQGVLTTGIGQEISLAIFAAVASANLWNLFTWYYGIPSSSTHALIGGLIGVGVSFQGLSGVNWGLSALTRGQLTGVTKVLVFLMISVLIGFLGGFVLMKIASLLLRRATVDINVLLKRLQWFTTGAQTLAHGANDAQKQMALIALLLMAMGSSSDLNVPLWVRFACALAIALGTLGGGYRIMRTVGRRIFRIRPVHALVAQANSALTVMFSTLMGAPVSSTQVVTSGVMGVGTAENRKMVHWHVGKDLVVSWFMTIPATTLLSAILVIGLRYLTGV, encoded by the coding sequence ATGGACGCCCTCCTGATACTGGCCATGGCCGGCATTCTGCTGTCCCTTTTCTTTGCCTTCACCAACGGTTACAACGACGCCGGGGCGGACGTGGCCACCATGGTCTCCTCGGGAGCGGCCTCGGTGAAGGGAGCGCTGCTCACCGCCTCCTTGGCCAATTTCATAGGGGCGTTGATAGGCGGCAGCGCCGTGGTACTGACATTGCAGGGAGTGCTGACCACTGGCATAGGCCAGGAGATATCTCTGGCCATATTCGCCGCGGTGGCCTCTGCCAACCTCTGGAACCTTTTCACCTGGTATTACGGCATACCTTCGTCATCCACTCACGCCCTGATCGGCGGGCTGATCGGCGTAGGCGTATCGTTCCAAGGTCTGTCGGGGGTCAACTGGGGGCTTAGCGCGTTGACACGGGGACAGCTGACCGGTGTCACCAAGGTGCTGGTGTTCCTCATGATCTCGGTCCTCATAGGGTTCCTGGGCGGGTTCGTCCTGATGAAGATCGCCAGCCTCCTGCTGCGCCGAGCCACCGTGGACATCAACGTTCTCCTGAAACGACTGCAGTGGTTCACCACCGGAGCGCAGACCCTGGCCCATGGGGCGAACGACGCCCAGAAACAGATGGCCCTGATCGCGTTGCTCCTGATGGCCATGGGCAGCTCTTCCGATCTGAACGTACCTTTGTGGGTGCGTTTCGCCTGCGCCCTGGCCATCGCCCTGGGCACTTTGGGTGGAGGATACCGCATCATGCGCACCGTCGGCCGTAGGATCTTCAGGATACGGCCGGTGCACGCCCTGGTCGCCCAGGCGAACTCCGCCTTGACGGTGATGTTCTCCACGCTGATGGGGGCGCCGGTCTCCTCCACCCAGGTGGTGACCTCTGGCGTCATGGGAGTGGGCACGGCGGAGAACCGCAAGATGGTGCACTGGCATGTCGGTAAGGACCTGGTGGTGTCCTGGTTCATGACCATCCCGGCCACTACGCTGCTGTCCGCGATATTGGTAATAGGATTGAGATATCTGACAGGTGTGTAA
- the corA gene encoding magnesium/cobalt transporter CorA, producing MEIKGLRLMHRQISKKVGMPPGSLVYIGDGTPAATKISVLDYTETEVLEKTDITLEECLPLRDSSSTTWLNFSGLSDVETIRKLGEAFGLHPLVMEDVLHTGQRPKLELYDDYIYMVVKMIYRGENGKEINYEQLSLVLGKNYVLSFQEREGDVFNSIRERIRNNKGRLRKSGADYLVYSLIDSVVDNYYPSLETVGDRVEDIEERLTEDPDPVLLGDIYRLKREVIFLRKSIWPLREVVAALMRQDTDLVSPSTNTYLRDVYDHSIQVMDVVDTYTDMLSGLLDVYMSSVSNRMNEIMKTLTIIATIFIPLTFIAGLYGMNFRYMPELNNELAYPMVLIGMTGVSVLLLLYFRRKGWL from the coding sequence ATGGAAATAAAAGGTCTTCGATTGATGCATAGACAGATCTCAAAGAAGGTGGGCATGCCCCCTGGATCGCTCGTCTATATAGGTGATGGAACGCCCGCAGCCACCAAGATATCGGTGCTGGACTACACGGAGACCGAGGTACTGGAAAAGACCGATATCACCCTTGAGGAGTGCCTGCCGCTGCGGGACAGCTCCAGTACCACGTGGCTTAACTTCTCAGGCCTGTCCGATGTGGAGACCATTCGAAAGTTGGGCGAAGCCTTCGGACTGCACCCCCTGGTCATGGAAGACGTTCTTCACACTGGACAGCGCCCAAAACTGGAGCTTTATGATGATTACATCTACATGGTGGTCAAGATGATCTACCGTGGAGAGAACGGCAAGGAGATCAACTACGAGCAGCTGTCGTTGGTGCTGGGCAAGAACTACGTCCTCTCGTTCCAGGAAAGGGAAGGTGACGTCTTCAACAGCATACGCGAACGTATTCGCAACAACAAGGGGCGTCTGCGCAAGTCCGGAGCCGACTACCTGGTGTACTCCCTCATCGACTCGGTGGTGGACAATTATTACCCCTCCCTGGAAACGGTGGGCGACCGGGTCGAGGACATCGAGGAGAGATTGACCGAAGATCCAGACCCGGTGCTGCTCGGTGACATATATCGCCTGAAGCGGGAGGTGATCTTCCTGCGCAAGTCCATCTGGCCCCTTAGAGAGGTGGTCGCCGCCCTCATGCGCCAGGACACCGATCTGGTGTCGCCCAGCACCAATACCTATCTGCGGGACGTCTACGACCATTCCATACAGGTCATGGATGTGGTGGACACCTACACCGACATGCTCTCCGGACTGCTGGACGTTTACATGTCCAGCGTCAGCAACCGCATGAACGAGATCATGAAGACCCTGACCATAATCGCCACCATATTCATCCCCTTGACCTTCATCGCCGGTCTGTACGGCATGAACTTCAGATATATGCCGGAACTGAACAACGAGCTGGCATATCCGATGGTCCTGATCGGCATGACCGGGGTGTCCGTGCTGCTGCTGCTTTACTTCCGCCGCAAAGGGTGGCTCTGA
- the msrB gene encoding peptide-methionine (R)-S-oxide reductase MsrB — MKRKVEKSEEEWKRELSEEEYRVLREKGTEAPFTGKYHRSKDQGSYVCAGCGKVLFSSEDKFDSGCGWPSFTKPTEEVEEQRDLGHGMVRTEVLCPDCGGHLGHVFNDGPAPTGQRYCINSVSIKLKAKE; from the coding sequence ATGAAACGCAAGGTGGAGAAGAGCGAGGAGGAGTGGAAGCGGGAGCTGAGCGAGGAGGAGTACCGGGTGCTCAGGGAAAAAGGGACCGAGGCCCCTTTCACCGGGAAATATCATCGCAGCAAGGACCAGGGCTCTTACGTATGCGCCGGATGCGGCAAGGTCCTCTTCTCCTCTGAGGACAAGTTCGACTCCGGATGCGGCTGGCCGAGCTTCACCAAGCCAACGGAGGAGGTGGAGGAGCAACGTGACCTAGGTCACGGCATGGTCCGAACCGAGGTTCTGTGTCCCGATTGCGGCGGACACCTCGGGCACGTGTTCAACGATGGCCCGGCGCCGACGGGGCAGCGCTATTGTATTAATTCCGTCTCTATCAAATTAAAGGCCAAGGAGTGA